A part of Solibacillus sp. FSL H8-0538 genomic DNA contains:
- the fmt gene encoding methionyl-tRNA formyltransferase, whose product MTSIVFMGTPAFSAPILRMLHEEGYNVLAVVTQPDRPVGRKKVLTPPPVKEEAVRLGLQVIQPEKLRGSKELEEILALNPDLVVTAAFGQILPKELLEAPRLGCINVHASLLPLYRGGAPIHQAIMDGQAKTGVTIMYMAEKLDAGDIISQREILIEDTDHTGGMFDKLSEVGRSLLIETLPSIIEGTNDRIVQDESQVTYARNISREQERIDWSKEARTIYNQVRGLHPWPVAYTTFEEGNFKIWWAEVGATANDAIPGEVVTIEKDYFEIATGEGASLAVYDLQPAGKKRMSAEEYLRGTGSKLQIGDRFI is encoded by the coding sequence GTGACATCGATCGTATTTATGGGAACACCTGCTTTTTCGGCACCAATTTTACGTATGCTTCATGAGGAAGGCTACAATGTCTTAGCTGTTGTAACACAGCCTGACCGTCCAGTTGGGCGTAAAAAAGTGTTAACGCCTCCTCCTGTGAAGGAAGAAGCAGTACGTTTAGGCTTACAGGTTATTCAGCCTGAAAAGCTTCGTGGATCTAAAGAGCTTGAAGAAATTCTAGCATTGAACCCAGACTTAGTTGTGACAGCGGCATTCGGTCAAATATTACCGAAAGAGCTCCTAGAAGCACCACGTCTAGGTTGCATTAACGTGCATGCGTCCTTACTTCCGCTTTACCGCGGGGGAGCGCCAATCCACCAGGCAATTATGGACGGGCAAGCAAAAACGGGCGTGACGATCATGTACATGGCTGAAAAATTAGATGCGGGCGATATTATCTCGCAGCGTGAAATTCTCATTGAAGATACAGACCATACAGGTGGCATGTTCGATAAATTAAGTGAAGTGGGTCGTAGTTTATTAATAGAGACCCTACCTTCAATTATTGAGGGGACAAATGACCGTATTGTTCAAGACGAATCACAAGTAACGTATGCGCGCAATATTTCCCGTGAGCAGGAGCGTATTGACTGGTCAAAAGAGGCACGTACAATTTATAATCAAGTGCGCGGCTTGCATCCTTGGCCAGTAGCGTATACAACGTTTGAAGAAGGGAACTTCAAAATTTGGTGGGCAGAAGTTGGCGCAACCGCAAACGATGCTATACCAGGAGAAGTTGTAACTATTGAAAAAGATTATTTTGAAATTGCAACGGGTGAAGGCGCTAGTCTTGCTGTTTATGATCTGCAACCAGCAGGGAAAAAACGCATGTCAGCGGAAGAATATTTGCGCGGTACAGGGTCGAAATTACAGATTGGGGACCGTTTTATATGA
- a CDS encoding Stp1/IreP family PP2C-type Ser/Thr phosphatase, with the protein MNFTVESDIGLKRTVNEDRAAFFERPDRFKLAILADGMGGHNAGDVASEMAVNEMEALFLSADVQDFENKASQQQWLRDAISHINYEIYHYSLSHEGCQGMGTTLIAVLLDEQHGLISHVGDSRVYQFTDDTVQLITRDHSYVNILLENGEISEEEAQNHPKKNFILKALGTESSIEPDFYGVSMEETSYLLICSDGLSNKLSINEMAAIITLPLPLQEKGKKLVQLANDCGGEDNISLILVTNNEEV; encoded by the coding sequence GTGAACTTTACAGTCGAAAGTGATATTGGTTTAAAACGTACAGTAAATGAAGATCGGGCCGCTTTTTTTGAGCGCCCGGATCGTTTTAAGCTTGCGATTTTAGCGGATGGCATGGGTGGTCATAATGCGGGCGATGTCGCAAGTGAAATGGCAGTAAATGAGATGGAAGCGTTATTTTTAAGTGCCGATGTGCAAGATTTCGAAAATAAAGCGAGTCAGCAACAATGGCTTCGCGATGCTATATCACATATTAACTATGAAATTTACCACTATTCTTTATCACATGAAGGCTGTCAAGGAATGGGGACGACGCTAATTGCTGTGCTACTAGATGAGCAGCACGGACTTATTAGCCATGTCGGCGATAGTCGCGTCTACCAGTTCACCGATGATACAGTGCAACTTATTACGCGAGATCATTCTTACGTAAATATTTTATTGGAAAATGGAGAGATTAGTGAAGAAGAGGCACAAAACCATCCGAAGAAAAATTTTATTTTAAAAGCGCTCGGAACGGAATCATCCATTGAGCCTGATTTTTATGGTGTATCAATGGAAGAAACCTCGTATTTGCTTATATGCTCGGACGGCTTAAGTAATAAACTATCGATAAATGAGATGGCCGCGATTATTACGCTTCCCTTGCCACTGCAGGAAAAAGGAAAAAAGCTTGTACAACTTGCCAATGACTGCGGTGGGGAAGATAATATTTCCCTTATTTTAGTAACAAACAATGAGGAGGTGTAG
- the def gene encoding peptide deformylase — MAIKQVVFNPAKILTQKTKEVEVINEEIIQLLDDLYDTMVEHDGVGIAAPQINVGLRVAIVELGEDILEMINPTVIETRGEEEDVEGCLSFPDLFGMVKRPTYVKIEAADREGRVYELEAEDFEARAILHEIDHLDGVLFDSKITRILTEAELEEMYAEEE, encoded by the coding sequence ATGGCAATTAAACAAGTGGTATTTAACCCCGCAAAAATTTTAACGCAAAAAACAAAGGAAGTTGAAGTAATCAACGAAGAGATTATTCAATTACTTGATGATTTATATGACACAATGGTTGAACATGATGGTGTCGGTATCGCAGCACCACAAATTAATGTTGGCTTACGTGTAGCTATTGTAGAGCTCGGTGAAGATATATTAGAAATGATTAATCCTACTGTTATTGAAACACGCGGTGAGGAAGAAGATGTAGAAGGTTGCTTAAGTTTCCCGGATCTATTTGGCATGGTGAAGCGCCCAACGTACGTGAAAATTGAGGCAGCTGACCGTGAAGGCCGTGTTTATGAGCTAGAAGCAGAAGACTTCGAAGCACGTGCGATTTTACATGAAATCGATCACTTAGACGGTGTATTATTTGATTCAAAAATTACACGAATCTTAACAGAGGCTGAACTTGAAGAAATGTACGCTGAGGAGGAATAG
- the rsmB gene encoding 16S rRNA (cytosine(967)-C(5))-methyltransferase RsmB: MSKKKEQIWDGNVRDAALTILLTVDKSQAYSNLLLHQTIEKYKIVDAKDRGLLTELTYGTLQHKMTLDYYLDPFIRGKVDIWVRWLLRLSLYQMHYLTRIPAHAAVNEAVEIAKRRGHQGIASMVNGILRSILRQGVRSTDLIEDANERLAIETSHPNWLVDRWVESYGYEKTSEMLHENNIPPVQTVRVNTTKATVEKVLATLEREGVKAQRSEFVPECIYLTSGQAARTAAFKHGLITIQDESSMLPANVLNPQPGMKVLDMCAAPGGKTTHLAEKMQNEGSILATDLHVKKLDLIDENTARLGIEIVQTAPLDGRKAGSFLQAEDYDAVLVDAPCSGLGVMRRKPDIKYTKREEDLESLQTIQLALLDNAVKVLKQGGRLVYSTCTVDKRENEGTVKAFLAAHPEMESQHLENLPQQLDAKQQDGMLQVFPQDIGSDGFFVAAFVKKGASH, encoded by the coding sequence ATGAGTAAAAAGAAAGAACAAATTTGGGATGGAAATGTACGCGATGCGGCACTAACAATCCTTTTAACAGTTGATAAAAGTCAGGCATATAGCAATCTTTTATTACACCAAACAATTGAAAAATATAAAATTGTGGATGCAAAAGACCGTGGCCTTTTAACGGAATTAACATATGGAACATTGCAGCATAAAATGACGCTTGATTATTATTTAGATCCATTTATCCGTGGGAAAGTAGATATTTGGGTACGCTGGTTACTACGTTTATCGTTATACCAAATGCATTATTTAACACGTATTCCTGCGCATGCAGCAGTAAACGAAGCAGTAGAAATTGCCAAACGCCGCGGACACCAAGGCATTGCGTCAATGGTGAATGGGATATTACGTTCGATCTTACGCCAAGGGGTACGTTCGACGGATTTAATTGAAGATGCGAACGAGCGTCTAGCAATTGAAACAAGTCATCCGAATTGGTTAGTGGATCGCTGGGTGGAAAGCTACGGCTATGAAAAGACAAGCGAAATGCTACACGAAAACAACATACCACCTGTTCAAACAGTACGCGTTAATACAACAAAGGCGACAGTTGAAAAAGTATTGGCAACGCTTGAGCGAGAAGGTGTGAAAGCACAGCGCAGTGAGTTTGTTCCTGAATGTATCTATTTAACGAGTGGTCAAGCTGCTCGTACAGCTGCGTTTAAACATGGTTTAATTACGATTCAAGATGAGAGCTCAATGCTTCCAGCGAATGTATTAAATCCACAACCAGGTATGAAAGTTCTTGATATGTGTGCAGCACCGGGCGGTAAAACAACACATTTAGCTGAAAAAATGCAAAATGAAGGCTCTATTTTAGCGACAGATCTTCATGTGAAGAAACTAGATTTAATCGATGAAAATACAGCGCGTCTTGGCATTGAAATCGTCCAAACAGCACCACTTGATGGCCGTAAAGCCGGTAGCTTCTTACAAGCAGAAGACTATGATGCGGTGCTTGTTGATGCACCGTGTTCTGGACTTGGTGTAATGCGCCGTAAGCCAGATATTAAATATACGAAGCGCGAGGAAGATTTAGAAAGTCTTCAAACGATTCAATTAGCGCTTTTAGATAATGCTGTTAAAGTATTAAAACAAGGTGGTCGTCTTGTGTATAGTACATGTACAGTAGACAAACGTGAAAATGAAGGTACGGTAAAAGCCTTCTTAGCCGCACATCCTGAAATGGAATCACAACATCTTGAAAATTTACCACAACAACTAGATGCGAAACAACAAGACGGAATGCTTCAAGTATTCCCTCAAGATATTGGTAGCGACGGGTTCTTCGTTGCTGCATTCGTAAAAAAAGGAGCGTCCCATTAA
- the pknB gene encoding Stk1 family PASTA domain-containing Ser/Thr kinase, with the protein MIVGKRINGRYKILKLIGGGGMSNVYLAQDMILNREVAIKILRYDFTNEEEFHRRFQREALSATSLTHPNIVSVYDVGEDGDMHYIVMEYIKGKTLKQYIQEFSPLSPARSVHIMKQLTSAIAHAHDNGIIHRDIKPQNILVDSEGNVKITDFGISTTLSATSYTQTNSVIGTVHYISPEQARGGTATKKSDIYALGIVLYELLTGELPFSGESAVSIALKHLQSKTPSVRAFDASIPQSVENIVLKATAKDPSHRYDCAEAMEEDLDTALSLNRVNEPKFQPPVDNDATKLIPVIKDPKPLREISVQQHEGHPSNPPQSTKTSPTKKRRKKGPIIIGLVAVLLLVIIVAVNMLTPNKIKVPDVVNLPVEEAVAAIEEAGFVVGETEERNSPDIAENQVIETNPSAGLDRVKGSTIDLIVSIGAETSEMVGYVGGQIDQVLPMLENRGFKDITQEEAFSPEDPGTIIGQSPVEGTEIVIQDTTITFTVSKGKNLIRVANLTGYTESALKEYERSSGFTIKEKGKKYSETIPAGSVVSQKPSSDKSLEAGGTIEVVLSKGPPEKRKKFYSNTVEIPYEPLEEGMKETVRVYIQDKTNPSMAEPFDEFTITETTSYRIELEIEEGNKGAYRIILGSTTIEEKTIPYDDPSLN; encoded by the coding sequence ATGATTGTTGGTAAACGAATAAATGGTCGTTATAAAATACTGAAGCTAATTGGCGGTGGCGGCATGTCTAATGTGTATTTAGCACAAGACATGATTTTAAATCGTGAGGTTGCCATTAAAATTTTGCGTTACGATTTTACAAACGAGGAAGAATTTCATCGTCGTTTCCAGCGGGAAGCTCTGTCTGCAACTAGCCTTACACATCCTAATATTGTCAGTGTATATGATGTGGGCGAAGATGGGGATATGCACTACATCGTAATGGAGTACATTAAAGGAAAAACATTAAAACAATACATACAAGAGTTTTCTCCTTTATCGCCGGCGCGCAGTGTGCATATTATGAAACAGCTTACATCTGCAATTGCGCATGCCCATGATAATGGGATTATTCATCGCGATATTAAACCTCAAAATATATTAGTGGATAGTGAAGGTAATGTAAAAATTACTGATTTCGGTATTTCGACAACATTAAGTGCTACGTCGTATACACAAACGAACTCTGTCATTGGGACAGTTCATTATATATCGCCTGAGCAAGCGCGGGGTGGCACCGCAACAAAAAAATCGGATATTTATGCACTCGGCATCGTACTGTATGAACTACTCACTGGGGAGCTGCCGTTTTCGGGAGAATCCGCAGTATCGATTGCATTGAAGCACCTGCAATCAAAAACGCCATCTGTTCGTGCGTTTGATGCGTCTATTCCGCAAAGTGTCGAGAACATCGTATTAAAGGCGACAGCAAAGGATCCGTCTCACCGATATGATTGTGCCGAGGCGATGGAGGAAGATTTAGATACTGCTTTATCGCTTAACCGTGTAAATGAACCGAAGTTCCAACCGCCAGTAGATAATGACGCGACAAAACTTATCCCTGTTATAAAGGATCCAAAACCGCTTAGAGAAATATCTGTACAACAACATGAAGGGCATCCGTCAAACCCACCGCAATCAACTAAAACATCACCAACAAAAAAACGCAGGAAAAAAGGTCCGATAATTATCGGACTGGTCGCTGTTCTTTTACTGGTGATTATTGTTGCTGTGAACATGTTGACACCAAACAAAATTAAAGTACCGGATGTTGTAAATTTGCCAGTTGAGGAAGCCGTGGCAGCCATCGAAGAGGCAGGATTTGTTGTTGGTGAGACGGAGGAACGAAACTCACCAGACATTGCGGAAAATCAAGTGATTGAAACAAATCCTTCTGCAGGGCTAGACCGCGTAAAAGGTTCGACAATTGATTTAATTGTTAGCATCGGGGCAGAAACTTCTGAAATGGTCGGTTATGTCGGAGGTCAAATTGATCAAGTATTACCAATGCTAGAAAATCGAGGTTTCAAAGATATTACACAAGAGGAAGCATTCTCACCTGAAGACCCAGGTACCATTATCGGGCAATCGCCAGTAGAGGGTACAGAAATTGTGATTCAAGATACGACGATAACATTTACAGTGAGTAAAGGTAAAAATTTAATTCGAGTTGCGAATTTAACGGGCTATACTGAATCCGCACTGAAAGAATATGAACGTAGCTCTGGCTTTACAATTAAAGAGAAGGGCAAAAAGTATTCGGAAACAATACCGGCAGGCAGTGTAGTATCACAAAAGCCAAGTAGTGATAAGTCTTTAGAAGCGGGCGGAACAATTGAAGTTGTGCTGTCAAAAGGCCCGCCAGAAAAAAGAAAGAAATTTTATTCGAATACGGTAGAAATTCCATACGAGCCGCTTGAAGAAGGAATGAAAGAAACAGTCCGTGTGTATATACAAGATAAAACGAATCCGTCGATGGCAGAACCGTTTGATGAATTCACAATTACAGAAACGACATCATATCGCATTGAACTGGAAATTGAAGAAGGAAATAAGGGAGCTTATCGTATTATCCTTGGATCGACTACAATTGAAGAAAAAACGATTCCGTACGATGATCCAAGCCTAAACTAA
- the priA gene encoding primosomal protein N': MIYVAEVIVDVSAYPVDRAFDYLIPEQWADLIEKGCRVKVPFGPRNVLGFVVDLKNETAVPPEKIKPIAQILDIEPVLTEEMLQLAKWLKHETICYEIDALQVMLPSALRAKYEKIVHLQVVQNDLLPELQPYFAKSPKVNYKLFEKDHLLRELKLAAIHGHVTIENSVKQQGAVKHIRKVAITQDTALLEGIFTAISNRAQKQKLLVQWMQGHPGGIFTPDEINEQAQVTSAVLQAVVERGAATYIQEEVYRDPFTKDVARTDFLRLTDEQTVALQQITTAMEEKRAETFLLHGVTGSGKTEVYLQAIQHTLAEGKEAIVLVPEISLTPQMTERFRSRFGEQVAVMHSGLSVGEKYDEWRKIQQGKVKVVVGARSAAFAPFTNVGLIILDEEHESTYKQEDSPRYHARDVAIWRGEFYSCPVILGSATPALESFARAKKGVYTLLTLQQRAMRQALPTVEIVDMREQLKKGNRSMFSEPLVDAIRVRLEKKEQIVLFLNRRGYSSFVMCRDCGTVVQCPNCDISLTYHRSNEKLKCHYCGYDEYVPHECPQCQSEHIRFFGTGTQKVEEELYKIFPEARVLRMDVDTTKHKGAHEEILEAFGEGKADVLLGTQMIAKGLDFPNITLVGVLSADTSLHLPDYRAAEKTFQLMTQVSGRAGRHDKPGEVFIQTYTPEHYAIELSKEQLYTPFYEREMHTRRQAGYPPYYYLALIQVSHEDVMIAAEYAGRAAEWLRANLSFKVSIIGPTTASISRLQNRYRYQCLIKYKIEPNLIPVLLQLIKLYRSDWIKKGIILTIDLDPSMI; encoded by the coding sequence ATGATATATGTGGCAGAAGTAATCGTGGATGTATCTGCTTATCCAGTTGACCGTGCGTTTGATTACCTCATCCCTGAACAGTGGGCGGATTTAATTGAAAAGGGCTGCCGGGTGAAAGTGCCATTTGGTCCGCGTAATGTACTCGGGTTTGTGGTCGATTTGAAAAACGAAACAGCTGTACCGCCTGAAAAAATAAAGCCGATCGCGCAAATTTTAGATATTGAACCGGTGTTAACAGAAGAAATGCTTCAGTTGGCGAAATGGTTGAAGCATGAAACAATCTGTTACGAAATTGACGCCCTCCAAGTTATGCTACCGAGTGCACTAAGAGCGAAATACGAGAAAATTGTTCACCTGCAAGTAGTTCAAAATGATCTGCTTCCAGAGCTTCAACCGTATTTTGCAAAATCACCTAAAGTAAATTATAAGCTTTTTGAAAAAGATCATTTGCTTCGTGAGCTAAAGCTAGCGGCGATACACGGTCATGTAACAATCGAAAATAGTGTGAAGCAGCAAGGTGCAGTGAAGCATATACGGAAAGTTGCGATTACACAGGATACGGCGCTACTAGAGGGGATTTTTACAGCGATTTCTAATCGTGCACAAAAGCAGAAACTGCTTGTGCAGTGGATGCAAGGCCATCCGGGGGGCATTTTCACACCGGATGAGATTAATGAACAAGCGCAAGTAACGTCAGCCGTTCTGCAAGCTGTAGTTGAGCGAGGTGCGGCAACCTATATTCAGGAAGAAGTGTACCGGGATCCTTTTACTAAGGATGTTGCACGTACCGATTTTCTTCGGCTAACAGATGAGCAAACAGTGGCGCTACAGCAAATAACAACTGCTATGGAAGAAAAGCGGGCAGAGACCTTCCTACTGCATGGTGTAACGGGTAGTGGGAAAACAGAAGTGTATTTACAAGCAATTCAACATACCCTTGCAGAAGGCAAAGAGGCCATTGTGCTCGTGCCGGAAATTTCTTTAACACCACAAATGACGGAGCGATTCCGTTCACGCTTTGGCGAGCAAGTTGCGGTTATGCATAGTGGATTATCCGTTGGCGAGAAGTATGACGAGTGGCGTAAAATCCAACAAGGCAAAGTCAAGGTAGTTGTTGGTGCGCGTTCGGCCGCTTTTGCACCCTTTACAAATGTCGGACTCATTATTTTAGATGAAGAGCATGAATCCACATATAAGCAAGAAGATTCACCCCGTTATCATGCGCGAGATGTTGCGATTTGGCGTGGCGAATTTTATAGTTGTCCAGTCATTTTAGGAAGTGCAACGCCAGCGCTTGAATCATTTGCCCGGGCTAAAAAAGGTGTTTATACGTTATTAACACTCCAACAGCGTGCGATGAGGCAGGCGTTGCCGACAGTTGAAATTGTCGATATGCGTGAGCAATTAAAAAAGGGTAATCGTTCAATGTTTTCAGAACCGCTTGTGGATGCAATTCGTGTCCGACTAGAGAAAAAAGAGCAAATCGTATTGTTTTTAAATCGTCGTGGCTATTCGTCGTTCGTCATGTGCCGGGATTGTGGTACGGTTGTTCAATGTCCAAACTGCGATATTTCGCTCACATATCACCGTTCGAATGAAAAGCTAAAGTGCCATTACTGCGGCTATGATGAATATGTTCCGCATGAATGTCCACAATGTCAGAGTGAGCATATCCGCTTTTTCGGAACCGGTACCCAAAAGGTAGAGGAAGAGTTATATAAAATTTTCCCAGAAGCACGCGTATTACGAATGGATGTCGATACGACAAAGCATAAGGGTGCACACGAAGAAATTTTGGAGGCATTTGGTGAGGGGAAGGCAGATGTTTTACTCGGCACGCAAATGATTGCAAAGGGGCTTGATTTCCCGAATATTACATTAGTCGGTGTCCTCAGTGCAGATACATCGCTCCATTTACCAGACTACCGGGCGGCGGAAAAAACGTTCCAACTGATGACGCAAGTAAGTGGGCGTGCTGGTCGTCATGATAAACCGGGTGAAGTGTTTATTCAAACGTACACGCCTGAGCATTATGCGATTGAATTGTCGAAAGAGCAGTTATATACCCCTTTTTATGAACGAGAAATGCATACGCGTCGTCAAGCAGGCTATCCTCCGTACTATTATTTAGCACTCATCCAAGTTTCGCATGAAGATGTCATGATAGCTGCCGAATACGCAGGTCGAGCTGCAGAATGGCTACGTGCCAATTTATCATTTAAAGTGTCGATTATCGGCCCGACAACTGCAAGCATTAGCCGTCTCCAAAATAGATATCGTTATCAATGTTTGATAAAATATAAAATAGAACCAAATTTAATTCCGGTCCTGCTACAACTCATTAAGCTGTATCGCTCTGATTGGATTAAAAAAGGAATTATTTTAACAATTGATTTAGATCCGTCGATGATCTAA
- the rpe gene encoding ribulose-phosphate 3-epimerase, producing the protein MIKIAPSILAANFAKLGEEVKEVEAAGAELIHIDVMDGHFVPNISFGAIALEAIRPLSTLPMDVHLMIENPDQYIEQFAKAGADYITVHVEACRHLHRTIQLIRSCGVKPGVVLNPHTPIDTIQHVLEDVDMVLFMTVNPGFGGQKFIESVVPKIAALSAIIKERGLNIEIEIDGGINAETIVPCAKAGATIFVAGSAIYSKEDRTAALQEIKAAGLVAIQ; encoded by the coding sequence ATGATTAAAATTGCACCATCGATTTTAGCTGCAAATTTTGCAAAGCTAGGAGAAGAAGTAAAAGAGGTAGAAGCTGCAGGCGCAGAGCTTATTCATATTGATGTTATGGATGGCCATTTTGTGCCAAATATTTCATTTGGCGCAATTGCACTAGAAGCGATTCGCCCATTATCGACTTTACCAATGGATGTTCACTTAATGATTGAAAATCCTGATCAGTATATTGAACAATTTGCAAAAGCAGGCGCAGACTACATTACAGTCCATGTAGAAGCTTGCCGTCATTTACACCGTACTATTCAATTAATTCGTTCATGTGGTGTGAAGCCTGGCGTTGTATTAAACCCGCATACTCCGATTGACACGATACAGCATGTGTTAGAAGATGTTGATATGGTATTGTTTATGACCGTGAACCCAGGTTTCGGTGGTCAAAAATTTATTGAATCCGTCGTGCCTAAAATAGCTGCTCTATCGGCAATTATTAAAGAACGTGGGCTAAATATCGAAATCGAAATTGATGGTGGTATCAATGCAGAAACGATTGTGCCATGTGCAAAAGCCGGTGCGACAATTTTCGTTGCTGGTTCAGCCATTTATAGTAAAGAAGACCGTACAGCTGCATTACAGGAAATTAAAGCGGCAGGTCTAGTAGCCATCCAATGA
- the rsgA gene encoding ribosome small subunit-dependent GTPase A — MAQGQIRKALSGFYYVERDGELVQCRGRGIFRNRGESPLVGDIVDFTKDSDSDGSVDKIHPRKNELVRPPIANVDQAILVFSVKEPNFNTILLDRFLVVLESFFVQPIICLTKMDLLTDKELVELQPFIDDYKAIGYDVLTTYKDDESLVERLQPVLEGKTSVLAGQSGVGKSTLLNTLIPTLDLKTGIISKSLGRGKHTTRHVELIEVCGGLLADTPGFSSFDFDTIEKEELTGCLPEFQRISEDCKFRGCLHTKEPKCAVKAAVETGEIRPYRYAHYEQFLQEILDRKPRY, encoded by the coding sequence ATGGCGCAAGGCCAAATTCGAAAAGCATTGAGTGGTTTTTATTACGTAGAGCGAGATGGTGAATTAGTTCAATGCCGAGGACGTGGAATTTTCCGTAATCGCGGAGAATCACCGCTTGTTGGAGATATTGTGGACTTTACGAAGGATAGCGATTCTGACGGCTCAGTCGATAAAATTCATCCACGTAAAAATGAGTTGGTACGTCCACCGATTGCCAATGTAGACCAAGCAATTTTAGTGTTTTCTGTAAAGGAGCCTAATTTTAATACAATTTTACTCGATCGCTTTTTAGTCGTGTTAGAATCATTTTTTGTTCAGCCGATCATTTGCTTAACGAAAATGGATTTATTAACGGACAAAGAGTTAGTTGAACTACAGCCATTTATTGACGATTATAAGGCAATTGGTTACGACGTATTAACGACGTATAAAGATGATGAATCTTTAGTAGAGCGCCTACAGCCTGTATTAGAGGGCAAGACATCAGTTCTTGCTGGTCAATCAGGCGTTGGTAAATCAACGTTATTAAATACTTTAATTCCAACGCTTGACTTAAAAACAGGTATTATATCGAAAAGCTTAGGCCGCGGGAAGCACACAACGCGTCATGTAGAGTTGATTGAAGTATGTGGTGGGTTGCTTGCTGATACACCTGGATTTAGCTCATTTGACTTTGATACAATTGAAAAAGAAGAATTAACTGGATGCTTACCTGAATTCCAACGTATTAGCGAAGACTGTAAATTCCGCGGTTGCTTGCATACGAAGGAGCCGAAATGTGCAGTAAAGGCAGCGGTTGAAACAGGTGAAATTCGTCCATATCGTTACGCGCATTACGAACAGTTTTTACAAGAAATTCTAGATCGAAAGCCGAGGTACTAA
- the rlmN gene encoding 23S rRNA (adenine(2503)-C(2))-methyltransferase RlmN — translation MDENKFDERILDLVEEAEETPARRVKKEKPLLKESIYSLRPDELQQWLKDNGEKAFRAGQIYEWLYEKRVKTFEEMSNLSKPLRDKLEENFALTTLSTIIKQESKDGTIKFLFQLQDGYSIETVLMRHEYGNSVCVTTQVGCRIGCTFCASTLGGLKRHLMAGEITEQVVKVQQELDELGERVSHIVIMGIGEPFDNYDAMMNFLKVINNEKGLNIGARHITVSTSGIVPKIYEFADEQLQINFAVSLHAPNQEARQKLMPIARAYKLDELLEAVRYYTNKTGRRVSFEYGLMSGENDSVEIAEELAKLIKGIKCHVNLIPINYVPERDYVRTSRNSIFAFEKALKNRGINVTIRREQGADIAAACGQLRAQEREEEIK, via the coding sequence ATGGATGAAAATAAATTTGATGAACGTATTTTAGATTTAGTCGAAGAGGCAGAGGAAACACCTGCCCGCCGTGTGAAAAAAGAAAAGCCGCTATTAAAAGAGTCAATTTACTCACTGCGACCAGATGAGCTACAACAGTGGTTAAAGGATAATGGAGAGAAAGCCTTCCGTGCTGGGCAAATTTATGAGTGGTTATATGAAAAACGCGTAAAAACGTTTGAAGAAATGTCAAACCTTTCAAAGCCATTACGCGATAAACTAGAAGAAAACTTCGCATTAACAACGCTATCTACAATTATTAAACAAGAGTCAAAGGATGGAACAATCAAGTTCTTATTCCAATTACAAGACGGCTATTCTATTGAAACGGTGTTAATGCGTCATGAATACGGAAATTCAGTATGTGTAACGACACAAGTAGGCTGCCGTATTGGTTGTACATTCTGTGCATCAACTTTAGGTGGATTAAAACGACACTTAATGGCGGGTGAAATTACAGAGCAAGTGGTGAAAGTACAACAAGAACTTGATGAACTAGGCGAACGTGTAAGTCATATCGTGATTATGGGGATCGGTGAACCTTTCGATAACTATGATGCGATGATGAACTTCCTAAAAGTAATCAATAATGAAAAAGGTTTAAATATCGGTGCGCGTCATATTACCGTTTCCACTTCGGGGATTGTACCGAAAATTTATGAGTTTGCGGATGAGCAATTACAAATTAACTTTGCCGTTTCATTACATGCTCCAAACCAAGAAGCGCGTCAAAAATTAATGCCGATTGCACGTGCTTATAAACTGGATGAATTATTAGAAGCGGTTCGTTATTACACGAACAAGACAGGTCGTCGCGTGAGTTTTGAGTACGGCTTAATGTCGGGTGAAAACGATTCGGTAGAAATTGCGGAAGAATTAGCGAAATTAATTAAAGGAATTAAATGCCATGTTAACTTAATTCCAATCAACTATGTGCCAGAGCGTGATTATGTACGTACGTCACGTAACAGTATTTTTGCGTTTGAAAAAGCATTGAAAAATCGCGGCATTAACGTAACCATTCGCCGTGAACAAGGTGCAGATATTGCTGCTGCATGCGGGCAATTACGTGCACAAGAAAGAGAAGAAGAGATAAAATAG